A window from Pseudooceanicola algae encodes these proteins:
- a CDS encoding cyanase, translating to MKDLAEITLLEKEDVTALIIASKRAAGLTRAGIAEAIGMSVTRVPSPKGDRVQVTMSGKYLAFNSW from the coding sequence ATGAAGGACCTTGCCGAGATCACCTTGCTGGAAAAGGAAGACGTCACCGCGCTGATCATCGCCTCCAAACGGGCGGCGGGCCTGACCCGGGCGGGGATTGCCGAGGCAATCGGCATGTCGGTCACCCGCGTGCCCAGCCCCAAGGGCGACCGGGTGCAGGTGACAATGTCGGGCAAGTATCTGGCCTTCAATTCCTGGTAA
- a CDS encoding GntR family transcriptional regulator has translation MLMQTRPDPSPPAHDRTYRGLRSRIMHGEVAPGQAMTLRGIGKEFGVSMTPAREAVRRLVAEGALQLSASGRVSTPDLSNERIEELAALRSLIEVELASRALPRAHMALIDRLQTINGTISDMVQAHDSVGYIRTNLEFHRTLYLRAQAPAMLAMAETVWLQLGPTMRKLYGKMRRNEAPHFHRHIIAALKAGDEPGLRLAVRSDVTQGLKMLVA, from the coding sequence ATGTTGATGCAAACCCGCCCCGATCCGTCGCCCCCCGCCCATGACCGCACCTATCGTGGCCTGCGGTCGCGGATCATGCACGGAGAGGTCGCGCCCGGTCAGGCCATGACCCTGCGCGGCATCGGCAAGGAATTCGGTGTCTCGATGACCCCGGCGCGCGAAGCGGTGCGACGCCTGGTCGCCGAGGGTGCGCTGCAATTGTCGGCCTCGGGCCGGGTATCCACCCCGGACCTGTCCAACGAACGGATCGAGGAACTGGCCGCCCTGCGGTCCCTGATCGAGGTCGAGCTGGCCTCGCGCGCCCTGCCCCGGGCGCATATGGCGCTGATCGACCGGCTGCAGACGATCAACGGCACGATCTCGGACATGGTGCAGGCCCATGACAGCGTCGGCTACATCCGCACCAACCTCGAATTCCACCGCACGCTGTATCTGCGGGCGCAGGCCCCGGCGATGCTGGCGATGGCGGAAACGGTCTGGCTGCAGCTGGGTCCGACGATGCGCAAGCTCTATGGCAAGATGCGCCGCAACGAGGCCCCGCATTTCCACCGCCACATCATCGCCGCCCTGAAGGCCGGGGATGAACCGGGGCTGCGGCTGGCGGTACGCTCGGACGTGACGCAGGGGCTGAAGATGCTGGTGGCCTAA
- a CDS encoding TIGR02300 family protein, which produces MPKEEWGTKRLCPTTGKRFYDLNQNPAISPYTGEVVELDTGKSRMIAADAADAASKKASSEKESDDVVLEDDEEVDVDLGDDVLDDDDDDDDVSLDEIADVASDEE; this is translated from the coding sequence ATGCCCAAGGAAGAATGGGGCACCAAGCGCCTATGCCCGACCACAGGCAAACGGTTCTACGATCTGAACCAGAATCCTGCCATCAGCCCCTACACGGGCGAAGTGGTCGAGCTTGATACCGGCAAGAGCCGGATGATCGCTGCCGATGCCGCCGATGCAGCCAGCAAGAAAGCCTCCTCGGAAAAAGAATCCGATGATGTCGTGCTGGAAGACGATGAAGAGGTCGACGTGGACCTGGGCGATGATGTCCTGGACGACGACGATGACGACGATGACGTGTCTCTGGACGAGATCGCGGACGTCGCCAGCGACGAAGAATAA
- a CDS encoding isopenicillin N synthase family dioxygenase, whose translation MAETDFPLIDLGAFLAADAPTRARIGAEVDRACRETGFLAVTNHGVPDTAIRGIWTCLQAFFDQGVAEKQALAPAPGAPYGYLGPGTEALAKSRGEDTPPDLKESFNGGPLTIPPGETDPDALAFCYAPTPWPAAPEGFRAAWEAYYSEMEQLAARIMQVFAVALDLPEDHFAGVIDQPISALRALNYPGQDRPPQAGQLRAGAHTDYGSLTILLPEPGSRGLEILTPQQVWRPVPPVEGAFVINIGDLMTLWTGGQWVSTLHRVVTPPEQARQRRMSLAFFHQPNWHAEIRPLAGDGAETAVSGPYLMGKFAAANS comes from the coding sequence ATGGCTGAAACCGATTTCCCCCTGATCGACCTCGGGGCGTTCCTTGCCGCAGACGCCCCGACGCGTGCCCGCATCGGGGCCGAGGTCGACCGCGCCTGCCGCGAAACCGGGTTCCTGGCGGTCACCAATCACGGTGTACCCGACACCGCGATCCGGGGCATCTGGACCTGCCTTCAGGCCTTCTTCGATCAGGGCGTCGCGGAAAAGCAGGCACTGGCCCCGGCGCCGGGCGCGCCCTATGGCTATCTCGGTCCCGGCACGGAAGCGCTGGCAAAATCGCGCGGCGAGGACACGCCCCCCGACCTGAAGGAAAGCTTCAACGGCGGGCCGCTGACGATCCCACCCGGCGAAACCGACCCCGATGCGCTGGCCTTCTGCTATGCGCCCACCCCCTGGCCCGCCGCGCCAGAAGGGTTCCGCGCCGCCTGGGAAGCCTATTACTCCGAGATGGAGCAGCTCGCCGCGCGGATCATGCAGGTCTTTGCCGTGGCGCTGGACCTGCCCGAAGACCACTTTGCCGGGGTCATCGACCAGCCGATTTCGGCGCTGCGGGCCCTGAATTATCCGGGTCAGGACAGGCCGCCGCAGGCTGGCCAACTGCGCGCCGGGGCACATACCGACTACGGATCGCTGACTATCCTGCTGCCCGAACCCGGCTCACGCGGGCTCGAGATCCTGACGCCGCAACAGGTCTGGCGCCCGGTCCCGCCGGTCGAAGGGGCCTTCGTGATCAATATCGGCGACCTGATGACGCTCTGGACCGGGGGGCAATGGGTTTCGACCCTGCACCGCGTGGTGACCCCGCCGGAACAGGCCCGGCAGCGGCGTATGTCGCTGGCCTTCTTCCACCAGCCGAACTGGCACGCAGAAATCCGTCCCCTGGCCGGGGATGGCGCGGAAACGGCGGTGTCGGGCCCCTACCTGATGGGCAAGTTCGCTGCCGCGAACAGCTGA
- a CDS encoding M48 family metallopeptidase, which yields MGQHVLPGNPPVPVTLRRSPRAKRISLRISALDGKVTLTLPAHVSERKAMEFAAEKEDWLRHHLSTRGADVMVQPGAHIPIEGLLRVVAPGAGRSVRLFPDRVEVPGDPDRMGRRLGAWLRELARDRLAGASDLYAARLGRTYDRLTLRDTRSRWGSCTHDGGLMYSWRLILAPPEVLSYVAAHEVAHLAQMNHSPAFWAGVEAIHGPYAPPRKWLRENSSDLHRYRFEG from the coding sequence ATGGGCCAGCACGTCCTGCCGGGCAACCCCCCGGTTCCCGTGACCCTGCGGCGTTCCCCGCGGGCCAAGCGGATTTCGCTGCGGATCTCGGCGTTGGACGGCAAGGTGACCCTGACCCTTCCGGCGCATGTGTCGGAACGCAAGGCAATGGAATTCGCCGCCGAGAAGGAAGACTGGCTGCGCCATCACTTGTCGACCCGTGGCGCCGATGTCATGGTGCAACCGGGCGCGCACATTCCCATCGAAGGCCTGTTGCGCGTGGTCGCGCCCGGCGCCGGGCGGTCGGTGCGCCTGTTCCCCGATCGGGTCGAGGTGCCGGGCGATCCCGACCGGATGGGTCGCCGCCTTGGCGCCTGGCTGCGCGAACTGGCCCGTGACCGGCTGGCGGGGGCCTCGGATCTCTATGCCGCGCGTCTGGGCAGGACCTATGACCGGTTGACCCTGCGCGACACCCGCAGTCGCTGGGGTTCCTGCACCCATGACGGCGGGCTGATGTATTCCTGGCGGCTGATCCTGGCCCCGCCAGAGGTCCTGTCCTATGTCGCTGCGCACGAGGTCGCGCATCTGGCGCAGATGAACCATTCGCCCGCCTTCTGGGCCGGCGTCGAGGCGATCCACGGCCCCTATGCCCCGCCCCGCAAATGGTTGCGCGAAAACAGCAGCGACCTGCATCGCTATCGCTTCGAAGGCTAG
- a CDS encoding bifunctional protein-serine/threonine kinase/phosphatase → MLKDADIRQRFAVTLGQGSDAGRKAVNQDFHGAMIPTGAELDLKGITLALADGISSSAVSAEAAETTVKSLLGDYYATPDAWTARVAACRVIAATNAWLFGQNSDLDDIDRGRVCTLSVLILKGREAHVLHVGDSRVTLLRGGAIEVLTEDHQTRLASGEIYLSRAIGSAAHVEIDYRRIALEPGDIFVLSSDGVHDYLTQAEITAALAAPPDDAAADLLARALANGSPDNVTVQVLRVDALPPEDAPLVPEEARLPVPPLPQPGGQIDGYRVLRQIHASDRSHVFLASDADGRRFALKIPAGELAADAETRRRFVLEEWIARRVTSPHVLAVPERTAPRSSLYVVTEYVDGQTLRQWMTDTPAPSLGVVRDLLGQIAAGLRALHRRQMIHQDIRPENIMIDREGLVKIIDLGSATVAGVEEAAPGTLGEMPGTLQYTAPEYLSGDVVSWRSDQFALGVIAYEMLTGRLPYGAQASRVTSRADQRRLRYRPARDDDSSVPDWIDLALRRALHPDPLRRYDALSEFCADLARPGAGWTAQAHRPLIERHPLRFWQGLSAVLAILCLILAIQLASQ, encoded by the coding sequence ATGCTCAAGGATGCTGATATTCGCCAACGGTTTGCGGTGACGCTTGGCCAGGGGTCCGATGCCGGGCGCAAGGCGGTAAATCAGGACTTCCACGGGGCGATGATCCCTACTGGGGCCGAACTGGACCTGAAGGGCATCACCCTGGCGCTGGCCGATGGCATCAGTTCCAGCGCCGTCAGCGCCGAGGCCGCCGAGACCACCGTCAAGAGCCTGCTCGGCGATTACTACGCCACGCCCGACGCCTGGACCGCGCGGGTGGCTGCCTGCCGGGTGATCGCGGCGACCAATGCCTGGCTGTTCGGGCAGAACAGCGACCTTGACGATATCGACCGGGGGCGGGTCTGCACCCTGTCGGTGCTGATCCTGAAGGGGCGCGAGGCCCATGTGCTGCATGTGGGGGACAGCCGCGTGACCTTGCTGCGCGGCGGCGCGATCGAAGTGCTGACCGAAGATCACCAGACCCGGCTTGCTTCGGGCGAAATCTACCTGTCGCGGGCCATTGGCAGTGCCGCGCATGTCGAAATCGACTATCGCCGGATCGCGCTGGAACCCGGCGATATCTTTGTGCTCAGCAGCGACGGCGTGCATGATTACCTGACACAGGCCGAGATCACCGCCGCCCTTGCCGCCCCGCCCGATGATGCGGCTGCGGACCTGCTGGCGCGGGCGCTGGCCAATGGCAGCCCCGACAATGTAACGGTGCAGGTCTTGCGTGTCGATGCGCTGCCGCCCGAGGACGCGCCGCTCGTGCCAGAGGAGGCGCGCCTGCCGGTGCCGCCGTTGCCGCAGCCCGGCGGGCAGATCGACGGCTACCGGGTCCTGCGCCAGATCCACGCCAGCGACCGCAGCCATGTCTTTCTTGCCAGCGATGCCGACGGGCGCCGTTTTGCCCTGAAGATCCCGGCGGGCGAGCTTGCCGCCGATGCCGAGACCCGGCGCCGTTTCGTTCTGGAGGAATGGATCGCCCGCCGGGTGACCTCGCCGCATGTGCTGGCGGTGCCGGAGCGCACCGCGCCGCGCTCGTCGCTTTACGTGGTCACGGAATATGTCGACGGCCAGACCCTGCGGCAGTGGATGACCGACACGCCGGCCCCCTCGCTTGGCGTCGTGCGCGACCTGCTGGGGCAGATCGCCGCCGGGCTGCGCGCGCTGCATCGCCGCCAGATGATCCATCAGGACATCCGCCCCGAGAACATCATGATCGACCGCGAGGGGCTGGTGAAGATCATCGACCTCGGCTCTGCCACCGTTGCAGGGGTGGAAGAGGCCGCGCCCGGCACTCTGGGCGAGATGCCCGGCACACTGCAATATACCGCCCCCGAATACCTGAGCGGCGATGTGGTCAGCTGGCGGTCGGACCAGTTCGCGCTTGGCGTCATCGCCTATGAAATGTTGACCGGTCGGCTGCCCTACGGCGCGCAGGCGTCCCGGGTCACCAGCCGCGCCGATCAGCGCCGCCTGCGCTATCGCCCGGCGCGGGATGACGACAGCAGCGTGCCCGACTGGATCGACTTGGCGTTGCGCCGTGCGCTGCATCCCGATCCCCTGCGCCGCTACGATGCGCTGTCTGAATTCTGTGCCGACCTCGCCCGCCCCGGCGCCGGCTGGACCGCACAGGCACACCGGCCGCTGATCGAACGCCATCCTTTGCGTTTCTGGCAGGGGCTGTCTGCGGTGCTGGCGATACTTTGCCTGATCCTGGCGATCCAACTCGCTTCGCAATGA
- a CDS encoding formate/nitrite transporter family protein, which yields MAYVQPKEFAAKMVDAGESKIFMATKDTLIRAYMAGAILALAAAFAVTVTVNTGNPLIGALLFPVGFCILYLLGFDLLTGVFTLAPLALLAKRPGCTWGGVLRNWGLVFVGNFAGALTVAVFMAIIFTMGFSQEPDAIGQKIGQIGEARTLGYAAAGGAGLLTVFIRAVMCNWMVSTGVVAAMMSTSVSGKIMAMWMPILIFFYLGFEHSIVNMFLFPSGIILGGEFTWADYFIYNEIPVVVGNLVGGLTFVGGMIYATHFRESPKRNAVARNDDIEKIPAE from the coding sequence ATGGCTTATGTTCAGCCCAAGGAATTCGCGGCGAAAATGGTCGATGCCGGCGAATCCAAGATCTTCATGGCGACCAAGGACACGCTGATCCGGGCCTATATGGCGGGTGCCATCCTGGCGCTGGCGGCGGCCTTTGCAGTTACCGTCACCGTGAACACGGGCAATCCGCTGATCGGCGCGCTGCTGTTCCCGGTCGGTTTCTGCATTCTCTACCTGCTGGGCTTCGACCTGCTGACCGGCGTCTTCACCCTTGCGCCGCTGGCGCTGCTGGCCAAACGGCCGGGCTGTACCTGGGGCGGCGTGCTGCGCAACTGGGGGCTGGTCTTTGTCGGGAATTTCGCCGGCGCGCTGACGGTGGCGGTCTTCATGGCGATCATCTTTACCATGGGCTTCAGCCAGGAACCCGACGCGATCGGCCAGAAGATCGGCCAGATCGGCGAGGCTCGGACCCTTGGCTATGCCGCCGCCGGTGGCGCGGGGCTGCTGACGGTCTTCATCCGCGCCGTGATGTGCAACTGGATGGTGTCCACGGGCGTCGTCGCCGCGATGATGTCGACCTCGGTTTCGGGCAAGATCATGGCGATGTGGATGCCGATCCTGATCTTCTTCTACCTTGGTTTCGAACATTCCATCGTCAACATGTTCCTGTTCCCCAGCGGCATCATCCTGGGCGGCGAATTCACCTGGGCGGATTACTTCATCTACAACGAGATCCCGGTTGTGGTCGGCAACCTTGTCGGGGGCCTGACCTTCGTGGGCGGCATGATCTACGCCACCCATTTCCGCGAAAGCCCCAAGCGCAACGCGGTCGCCCGCAATGACGATATCGAAAAGATACCGGCCGAATAG